The Microbacterium phyllosphaerae region TCGGCATCCGGAACGCCGACGACGACCAGCCGGTCGCCGGCACGCAGCACGAACACCGGGGTGCCGTACAGCTCGGTGAGCACCCGCGTCTGCAGCACCTCTTCGGGGGTGCCGAGCACGAAGCGTCCGCCGGCGATGTAGAGGATGCGGTCGACGCGGCCGAGGATCGGGTTGATGTCGTGCGTCACGAACAGCACCGCCGCCCCGCGATCACGACGCTGCCGGTCGATGATGTCGGTGACGGCGACCTGGTTCGCGAGGTCGAGGTTCGACAGCGGCTCGTCGCACAGCAGCAGGCTGGGCTCGTCGGCCAGTGCCTGCCCGACGCGCAGCCGCTGCTGCTCACCGCCCGAGAGCAGTCCGACCCGACGATCGGCGTAGTGCGACGCGCCGACCGAGGCGAGCAGCTGATCGACCTTGGCCCTGTCGCCTCGGTGCGGGATCGGGAAGCCGAATCGGCTTCCCTGCACGCCGAGGGCCACGAGATCGCGGGCACGCATGCTCGTGTCGGGGGCGAGCGAGCGCTGCTGCGGGATGTAGCCGATGCGCGGGTTGCCCTTGCGCACGGGTCCGCCCGCGACGGTGATCTCGCCGGCCGACAGCGGCTGGAGGCCGAGGATGCTGCGCAGCAGCGTCGTCTTGCCCGATCCCGAGGGCCCGAGCACGGCGATGAACTCGCCGGGGTCGACCGTCAGATCGAGGCCCGACCACAGTTCTCGGTCGCCGCGATGGAGGGCTGCTCCGCGCACCTCGAGCACCGGGGTCGTCTTCTCGGCTCCTGCCCGCGCGTCGGCGGCGGCGCTCACGACTGGAGCGCGTCGGCGAGGCTCTGGATCGCGTCACTCATCCACTCAGAGTACGACGATCCGTCAGGGAGCAGCTCCGTGAAGGCGACGAGCGGGATGCCGGCATCCGTTGCGGCATCCTCGACGCGCTGCGTCTCGGCCCCGCCGGTCTGCGCGTTCGTGAGCACGGCCTGCACGTCTCCGCCGTCGATGACGTTGAGGGTCTCGAGCAGGGTCGCGGGGGCGACGTCGCTGCCTTCCTCGACCGCCTCGGCGAATCCTTCGGGCGTGACGTCGGTGAGACCGGCCGCAGCGGCGAGGTAGCCCGGGAGCGGCTCGGTGATGAGCACGTTCGCTCCTGCGGCATCCGTCTTGAGGGTCTCGAGGTCGGTCTCGAAGCCCTCGAGGTCGGCGACGATCTCCTCGGCGTTCGCGGTGAAGTCCGCCTCGCCGTCCGGGTCGATGGCCGTCAGCTCATCGGCGATCGCCTCGACCACGTGGATCATCGTGTGCGGGTCGAACCAGACGTGCTCGTTGAAGCCCTCGATGTGGTTGTGCCCCTCGTGACCCTCCTCGCCGTGGTCGTGGTCGTGCTCCTCCTCGGTCGCGGCGTCCTCATCGGAGTGGCCCTCGTTGCCCGGGAAGTCGTGCGAGAACTCGACGGCGGTCACCAGGTGCGGGTCGGCGGCATCCTGCAGCAGCGTGTCGATGAACGCGTCGTATCCGCCGCCGTTCTCGATCACGAGATCGGCCTTCTGCACCGTCAGGCGGTCACGGGCCGAGGCCTCGTACGAGTGCGGATCCTGCGTGGCCGAGGTGATGATCGAGGTCACGTCGACGCGGTCGCCACCGATCTGCGCGGCGAGTGAGCCGTAGACGTTGGTGCTCGCCGCGACCGTGACCGTGCCGCTTTCGCCCTCCCCCGCCGCGGGGGTGGTGGAGCATCCGGCCAGCGAGAGTGCGGCGACGGATGCGAGGGCGAGGGCGACGAGCGGCTTCTTCATGCTCTCACTCTAAACGCTAATGAGAACCATTATCAAATCAGCCGTTCGCCGCCCCTGTGGGCTTACCCGAGGAGCCCCGGCGCGATCCAGACGGTCGAGTCTCCGGACACCGCACCGTCGACGACTGTGCCGAGTACGACGTCCGCGGCATCCGTTCCGAGGTCGAAGGGTTCGGTACCGAAGTTCGTGACGATCTGCCAGCCGTTCGGACGCGCGAAGCGCAGCACGTCGGCGCGCCCGGTCTCGATCCATTCGAGGCTCTCGTCGGTCTGCAGCTCGCGACGAAGGCGCAGGGCCTCGCGATAGAGCGACAGCGTCGACGACGGGTCGGATTCCTCGACATCGACGGCGTGCTCGGCGAACCACTCGGGCTGCGGAAGATGCGCGTCGCCAGCTCCGAAGCCGAAGGACGATCCGGATGCCGTCCACGGCAGCGGCACGCGGCATCCGTCCCGCCCGAGTCCGTCGAACTCCGCCCCGCGGAAGAACGCCGGATCCTGGCGCTCGTCGGGTCCGATCTCGGCGACCTCCTGCAGTCCGAGCTCCTCGCCCTGGTAGAGGTAGGTGCTGCCGGGCAGGCCGAGCAGCAGCAGCGTCGCGGCGTGCGCCCGGCGCAGACCGAGCTCACGGTCGAGCTGGTCGCCGGGGCCCCCGGCCGCGACCCACTCCACACCCTGCTTGACGCCCGTGCGGCCCGCCAGCGGAGCGAGTCCGTATCGGGTCGCGTGCCGGGTGACATCGTGGTTCGAGAGCACCCACGTCGTCGACGAACCGGTCGTGCGCGCCTGCGCGAGGTTGTCGGAGATGATCGTGCGGAACTGCGTCGCGTCGAAGTCGGCCACGAGCAGGTCGAAGTTGAACGCCTGGCCGAGCCCCTCGGCTGACGCGTACTTCGCTCGGCGCTCGGGAGTGCTCACCCACGCCTCGGCCACAGCCGTGCGAGGAGGGTCGTACTCGTTGAAGACGCGACGCCACTCGGCGTACACCTCATGCACGTCGTCGCGGTCGTGCAGCGGGTGGTTGCCGTCGTGCGGCAGCAGCTCGAGCTCTGCGGTGCTCGGAAGCGGCTCACTGAGGTCCTTGGTCAGCATGTGCGCGACGTCGATGCGGAAGCCGTCGACACCGCGATCCGACCAGAAGCGCAGGGTGGTCAGGAAGTCCTCGCGCACCTCGGGGTGATCCCAGTTCAGATCGGGCTGCTCGGGCGCGAAGCTGTGCAGGAACCACTGGCCGTCCTCGACGCGCTCCCACGCCGATCCACCGAACGCGGCGGTCCAGTCGGTCGGGGGCTCGGAGCCGTCGGGGCCGGAGCCCTCACGGAAGATGTACCGCTCCCGCGCCGCCGAGCCGCGGCCTGCGGCGAGCGCCTCCTGGAACCACTCGTGCAGATCCGACGAGTGGTTCGGCACGATGTCGACGACCACGCGGATGCCGCGATCATGGAGAGCAGCGACCATGTCGTCGAAGTCGTCGAGGGTGCCCAGGCGTGGGTCGACGTCGCGGTAGTCGGCCACGTCGTAGCCGCCGTCGGCGAGGGCGGACGGATAGAACGGACTGAGCCACACGGCGTCGATGCCGAGCTCCTGCAGGTAGTCGGCCCGCGAGACGATGCCCGGGATGTCGCCGAGCCCGTCACCGTTCGCGTCGGCGAAGCTGCGGGGGTAGATCTGGTAGACGGCGGCCTGTCGCCACCAGGCTGCCGTCGTGTCGTCGCGGGTCTCGAGGAGAAGCGCATCGGTCATGAGGGGTGGTGCTCCTTCGTGTTGCGGTCTGGTGTGTGCGGCGCGGACCGGCGGGCAGCCGATCCGCGCCGGTGCGCGTCAGCCCTTGACGGCACCCTGCGTGACGCCCTCCATGACGAAGCGCTGCGTGAACAGGTACGCCAGGATCGCCGGGGCCATCGCCATCAGGTACGAGGCGAACGACACGTTGTAGTTGTTGCTGAACTGGGTCTGGAACAGGTTCTGCCGCACAGGCAGCGTCTGCAGTGCCGGATCGGAGATGATCAGCGACGGCATCATGAAGTCGTTCCAGGCGTAGAGGAACGCGAAGATGCCGACCGTCGCGCTCATCGGAGCGAGCAGCGGGAAGATCAGCTGCCAGAACGTCTGCCACGTCGTCGCGCCGTCGATGCGGGCGCTCTCCTCGAGCTCGATCGGGATCGACCGCAGGAACGCCGTGAACAGCAGCACACTGAAGCTCAGCTGGAACATGGTCGCGAGGATGATCACGCCGAACGGGTTGTCGAGCCCGACCCATCCGGTCAGCTGGATCTGCGGCAGCGCGACCACAGGGAACGGGATGAACATCGCGGCCAGCAGGTAGAAGAACGAGTAGCGGAAGAGGCGGTGGTCCCAGTTGCGGACGATCGCGTACGACGCGAACGCGGCGAGCACGATGGTCGCGATGACCGTTCCGGCCGTGACCAGCAGCGAGATGCCGGCGCCGACCGGGAACTTCGTGAGATTCCACGCCTCGACGAACCCGTCGATGCTGAACGGTGCCGGCAACGAGAACGCGTTGCCGTCGACCGCCTGGCCCGTCGTCTTGAAAGCCATCGAGATCGTCACGTACAGCGGCAGCAGCACGGTGACGGCGCACAGGATCAGGATGATCGTGCCCGACCAGTTGACGCGCTCCATGCGGACGCGCGGCTTCTTGCCCGAGGTGGGGATGGTGGTGAGTGTCTGCGTCGACATCAGAGCGCGTTCCTTCCGCGGGTCAGCGAGAGCTGCAGCAGGGAGATGAGCACGGCGACGATGAAGAAGATCGTCGCGTTGGCCATCTGGTAGGCGTAATCGCCGCCGTTGAAGCCCGCGATGATCGTCATCGCGACGCTGCGGGTGGAGGTTCCGGGGCCGCCGTTGGTGAGTCCGACGATGATGTCGTAGGCGTTGAGGAATCCCTTGAATCCGAGGATCACGTTGATCACGACATACCCGGCCACGAGCGGCAGCGTGATGCGGAGCAGCTGCTGCGTCTTGTTCGCCCCGTCGATGCTCGCGGCTTCGTACACCTCGCCGGGCACCGAGAGGAGACCCGCGATGTAGATGAGCAGCGTGCCGGGCACTGCCTGCCACGCGGTCACGATCACGATCGCGACCCAGGCGAGATCGGGATTCGCGAGAAGGCTGGTCGAGAGCCACGGGATGCCGGTGGCGGCGCCCGCCGCCGGGATGGAGTTGGAGAACAGGAAGTTGAAGACGTAGGCGATGATGATGCCCGAGATCACCATCGGGATCACGAAGATCGTGCGCAGCCCCGTCTTGAAACGGATGCGGGAGGTCAGGCCGACCGCCAGCAGGAACGCGACCACGTTGACGACGATCACCGTGGCGATCGAGAAGCCGAACGTGAACAGGTAGCTCTGCAGGATGGCCGGATCGCTGAACATCGCGATGTAGTTCGTCAGCCCGTTGAAGTTCCACTCGCCGATGCCGATCGAGTCGGTGAAGCTGAAGAAGATGCCCATGATGCCGGGCACCGTGATCGCCAGTGTGAAGATCACGAGCGTCGGCAGCAGGAACAGGTAATAGATCGGCTCGACGCGACGCGTGCGGCGACCGAGCTTGCGGGTGCCACCCGTGACGATCGCCGTCGTGTCTGTCGTGGGAGTGTTCGGCTTCGTGATGTTCGATGCGGCGGGAGTCGCCGCGGGGTTGGGCAGAGCCGTGTTCGTCATGGCGTGGACTCCTCTGTCTCGCCGGATGCTGAGTCCTCACCGGAGGCGTTGTCCTGGGTCGACGGGATAGGAGCGCGGAACGCGATCCTGGCCCAGTCGGCATCCATGGTGCGCAACGTGGAGGTCGGGGACGCGCCGAGCACCATCGCCTGCGCGTAGTTGAAGACCGGGAGAGTCCTGGGCACGAGCACCGAGGGGCCCTGGTAGATCTGTCCGTTGTCGTAGTACTCGACCATCCCCTCGATGCGAGGATCGTCGGGGGCCGGAGCATCCTTCGTCGGGGTGAAGCCGAGCTGCGAGGCGTTGTACTCCTCGATGTGCTCCGGAAGGAACAGGTACTCCAGGAAGTCGCGGGCGGCCTCCTGGTGGCGCGATCCCTCGGGGATCATCGCGGCGAGGTCCATGTTGACACGCACGCCGAGGTCGGCGGGGTCGTCGGTCATGGGCAGCGGGAAGGTGCCCAGGTCGAGGTCGGGCGCGGTCTTCTCGATCTCGCTGAACGCCCACGGCCCCTGCAGGTACATCGCGGCCTCGCCCTTGCCGAACGCGAGGTTGCCGTCGCCGTAGCCGCGGCTCGCGGCATCCGCGTTGGTGTAGTCCTTCACGAGGGTCATCATGCGGTCCATGGGCTCTGCGAAGTCCTTTTCGAACGACACCTCCGAGTCGGGGCCGACCTCGGTGCCCTCCTGCGCGAGCGTGTCGAAGAAGTCGATCACGTCGACCGAGCCGCCGGCGGTGTAGTCGTACCAGCCCTGCGCGACGGTCCAGTCGTCCTTGAACGTGGCGTAGAACGGGTCGATGCCCGCCTCCTTCAGCTGGTCGCACACGGCGAGGAGCTCGTCCCAGGTCTGCGGAACCTCGAGGCCCTGCTGGTCGAAGATCTCCTTGTTGTAGATGACCGATGCCCCCATCACCGAGTACGGCAGCGCGCTCGTGCGCCCCTCGCACGACCCGTACTGCTCCAGGAGCGGCTGCAGGTCGTCGCGGATGGTCGAGGCGGCCTCGGTGCCCGACAGGTCGGTGAGCGCGCAGCGCTGCACG contains the following coding sequences:
- a CDS encoding metal ABC transporter ATP-binding protein encodes the protein MSAAADARAGAEKTTPVLEVRGAALHRGDRELWSGLDLTVDPGEFIAVLGPSGSGKTTLLRSILGLQPLSAGEITVAGGPVRKGNPRIGYIPQQRSLAPDTSMRARDLVALGVQGSRFGFPIPHRGDRAKVDQLLASVGASHYADRRVGLLSGGEQQRLRVGQALADEPSLLLCDEPLSNLDLANQVAVTDIIDRQRRDRGAAVLFVTHDINPILGRVDRILYIAGGRFVLGTPEEVLQTRVLTELYGTPVFVLRAGDRLVVVGVPDAEPHHLHDHDHDHGGAA
- a CDS encoding metal ABC transporter solute-binding protein, Zn/Mn family produces the protein MKKPLVALALASVAALSLAGCSTTPAAGEGESGTVTVAASTNVYGSLAAQIGGDRVDVTSIITSATQDPHSYEASARDRLTVQKADLVIENGGGYDAFIDTLLQDAADPHLVTAVEFSHDFPGNEGHSDEDAATEEEHDHDHGEEGHEGHNHIEGFNEHVWFDPHTMIHVVEAIADELTAIDPDGEADFTANAEEIVADLEGFETDLETLKTDAAGANVLITEPLPGYLAAAAGLTDVTPEGFAEAVEEGSDVAPATLLETLNVIDGGDVQAVLTNAQTGGAETQRVEDAATDAGIPLVAFTELLPDGSSYSEWMSDAIQSLADALQS
- a CDS encoding glycoside hydrolase family 13 protein — encoded protein: MTDALLLETRDDTTAAWWRQAAVYQIYPRSFADANGDGLGDIPGIVSRADYLQELGIDAVWLSPFYPSALADGGYDVADYRDVDPRLGTLDDFDDMVAALHDRGIRVVVDIVPNHSSDLHEWFQEALAAGRGSAARERYIFREGSGPDGSEPPTDWTAAFGGSAWERVEDGQWFLHSFAPEQPDLNWDHPEVREDFLTTLRFWSDRGVDGFRIDVAHMLTKDLSEPLPSTAELELLPHDGNHPLHDRDDVHEVYAEWRRVFNEYDPPRTAVAEAWVSTPERRAKYASAEGLGQAFNFDLLVADFDATQFRTIISDNLAQARTTGSSTTWVLSNHDVTRHATRYGLAPLAGRTGVKQGVEWVAAGGPGDQLDRELGLRRAHAATLLLLGLPGSTYLYQGEELGLQEVAEIGPDERQDPAFFRGAEFDGLGRDGCRVPLPWTASGSSFGFGAGDAHLPQPEWFAEHAVDVEESDPSSTLSLYREALRLRRELQTDESLEWIETGRADVLRFARPNGWQIVTNFGTEPFDLGTDAADVVLGTVVDGAVSGDSTVWIAPGLLG
- a CDS encoding carbohydrate ABC transporter permease; translation: MSTQTLTTIPTSGKKPRVRMERVNWSGTIILILCAVTVLLPLYVTISMAFKTTGQAVDGNAFSLPAPFSIDGFVEAWNLTKFPVGAGISLLVTAGTVIATIVLAAFASYAIVRNWDHRLFRYSFFYLLAAMFIPFPVVALPQIQLTGWVGLDNPFGVIILATMFQLSFSVLLFTAFLRSIPIELEESARIDGATTWQTFWQLIFPLLAPMSATVGIFAFLYAWNDFMMPSLIISDPALQTLPVRQNLFQTQFSNNYNVSFASYLMAMAPAILAYLFTQRFVMEGVTQGAVKG
- a CDS encoding carbohydrate ABC transporter permease; translation: MTNTALPNPAATPAASNITKPNTPTTDTTAIVTGGTRKLGRRTRRVEPIYYLFLLPTLVIFTLAITVPGIMGIFFSFTDSIGIGEWNFNGLTNYIAMFSDPAILQSYLFTFGFSIATVIVVNVVAFLLAVGLTSRIRFKTGLRTIFVIPMVISGIIIAYVFNFLFSNSIPAAGAATGIPWLSTSLLANPDLAWVAIVIVTAWQAVPGTLLIYIAGLLSVPGEVYEAASIDGANKTQQLLRITLPLVAGYVVINVILGFKGFLNAYDIIVGLTNGGPGTSTRSVAMTIIAGFNGGDYAYQMANATIFFIVAVLISLLQLSLTRGRNAL
- a CDS encoding ABC transporter substrate-binding protein, producing MSPKPPRPAQIVAGAAALALVGAALTGCSTAGGPETIRFTFSKREAIEFMTELVAQYNASQDKVRVEIDTSGVDVVSASFVRGNPPDIMLANYNYEIARFVQRCALTDLSGTEAASTIRDDLQPLLEQYGSCEGRTSALPYSVMGASVIYNKEIFDQQGLEVPQTWDELLAVCDQLKEAGIDPFYATFKDDWTVAQGWYDYTAGGSVDVIDFFDTLAQEGTEVGPDSEVSFEKDFAEPMDRMMTLVKDYTNADAASRGYGDGNLAFGKGEAAMYLQGPWAFSEIEKTAPDLDLGTFPLPMTDDPADLGVRVNMDLAAMIPEGSRHQEAARDFLEYLFLPEHIEEYNASQLGFTPTKDAPAPDDPRIEGMVEYYDNGQIYQGPSVLVPRTLPVFNYAQAMVLGASPTSTLRTMDADWARIAFRAPIPSTQDNASGEDSASGETEESTP